A section of the Macaca thibetana thibetana isolate TM-01 chromosome 10, ASM2454274v1, whole genome shotgun sequence genome encodes:
- the DNMT3B gene encoding DNA (cytosine-5)-methyltransferase 3B isoform X3, which translates to MKGDTRHLNGEEDAGGREDSILVNGACSDQSSDSPPILEAIRTPEIRGRRSSSRLSKREVSSLLSYTQDLTGDGDGEDGDGSDTPVMPKLFRETRTRSESPASLRRRATASAGTPWPSPASSYLTIDLTDDTEDTRMTPQSSSTPYARLAHDSQQEGMESPQVEADSGDGDSSEYQDGKEFGIGDLVWGKIKGFSWWPAMVVSWKATSKRQAMSGMRWVQWFGDGKFSEVSADKLVALGLFSQHFNLATFNKLVSYRKAMYHALEKARVRAGKTFPSSPGDSLEDQLKPMLEWAHGGFKPTGIEGLKPNNTQPENKTRRRTADDSATSDYCPAPKRLKTNCYNNGKDRGDEDQSREQMASDVANNKSSLEDGCLSCGRKNPVSFHPLFEGGLCQTCRDRFLELFYMYDDDGYQSYCTVCCEGRELLLCSNTSCCRCFCVECLEVLVGTGTAAEAKLQEPWSCYMCLPQRCHGVLRRRKDWNVRLQAFFTSDTGLEYEAPKLYPAIPAARRRPIRVLSLFDGIATGYLVLKELGIKVGKYVASEVCEESIAVGTVKHEGNIKYVNDVRNITKKNIEEWGPFDLVIGGSPCNDLSNVNPARKGLYEGTGRLFFEFYHLLNYSRPKEGDDRPFFWMFENVVAMKVGDKRDISRFLECNPVMIDAIKVSAAHRARYFWGNLPGMNRIFGFPVHYTDVSNMGRGARQKLLGRSWSVPVIRHLFAPLKDYFACE; encoded by the exons ATGAAGGGAGACACCAGGCATCTCAACGGAGAGGAGGACGCCGGCGGGAGGGAAGACTCGATCCTCGTCAATGGGGCCTGCAGCGACCAGTCCTCCGACTCGCCCCCGATCCTGGAGGCCATCCGCACCCCGGAGATCAGAG GCCGAAGATCAAGCTCGCGACTCTCCAAGAGGGAGGTGTCCAGTCTGCTAAGCTACACGCAG GACTTGACAGGCGATGGCGACGGGGAAGATGGGGATGGCTCTGACACCCCAGTGATGCCAAAGCTCTTCCGGGAAACCAGGACTCGGTCAGAAAGCCCAGCT TCCCTGAGACGGCGGGCAACAGCATCGGCAGGAACGCCATGGCCGTCCCCTGCCAGCTCTTACCTTACCATCGACCTCACAGATGACACAGAGGACACACGTATGACGCCCCAGAGCAGCAGTACCCCCTATGCCCGCCTAGCCCATGACAGCCAGCAGGAGGGCATGGAGTCCCCGCAGGTGGAGGCAGACAGTGGAGATGGAGACAGTTCAGAGTATCAG GATGGGAAGGAGTTTGGAATAGGGGACCTCGTGTGGGGAAAGATCAAGGGCTTCTCCTGGTGGCCTGCCATGGTGGTGTCTTGGAAGGCCACCTCTAAGCGACAGGCTATGTCTGGCATGCGGTGGGTCCAGTGGTTTGGCGATGGCAAGTTTTCCGAG GTCTCTGCAGACAAACTGGTGGCACTGGGGCTGTTCAGCCAGCACTTTAATTTGGCCACCTTCAATAAGCTCGTCTCCTATCGAAAAGCCATGTACCATGCTCTGGAG AAAGCTAGGGTGCGAGCTGGCAAGACCTTCCCCAGCAGCCCTGGAGACTCATTGGAGGACCAGCTGAAGCCCATGTTGGAGTGGGCCCACGGGGGCTTCAAGCCCACTGGGATCGAGGGCCTCAAACCCAACAACACGCAACCAG AGAACAAGACTCGAAGACGCACAGCTGACGACTCAGCCACCTCTGACTACTGCCCCGCACCCAAGCGCCTCAAGACAAATTGCTATAACAACGGCAAAGACCGAGGGGATGAAGATCAGAGCCGAG AACAAATGGCTTCAGATGTTGCCAACAACAAGAGCAGCCTGGAAG ACGGCTGTTTGTCTTGTGGCAGGAAAAACCCCGTGTCCTTCCACCCTCTGTTTGAGGGGGGCCTCTGTCAGACATGCCGG gATCGCTTCCTTGAGCTGTTTTACATGTATGACGACGATGGCTATCAGTCTTACTGCACCGTGTGCTGCGAGGGCCGAGAGCTGCTGCTTTGTAGCAACACGAGCTGCTGCCG GTGCTTCTGTGTGGAGTGCCTGGAGGTGCTGGTGGGCACAGGCACAGCGGCCGAGGCCAAGCTTCAGGAGCCCTGGAGCTGCTACATGTGTCTCCCGCAGCGCTGTCACGGCGTCCTGCGGCGCCGGAAGGACTGGAACGTGCGCCTGCAGGCCTTCTTCACCAGTGACACGGGGCTTGAATAC GAAGCCCCCAAGCTGTACCCTGCCATTCCCGCAGCCCGAAGGCGGCCCATTCGAGTCCTGTCATTGTTTGATGGCATCGCAACAG GCTACCTAGTCCTCAAAGAGCTGGGCATAAAGGTAGGAAAGTACGTCGCCTCTGAAGTGTGTGAAGAGTCCATCGCTGTTGGAACCGTGAAGCACGAGGGGAATATCAAATACGTGAACGACGTGAGGAACATCACAAAGAAAAAT atTGAGGAATGGGGCCCATTTGACTTGGTGATTGGCGGAAGCCCATGCAACGATCTCTCAAATGTGAATCCAGCCAGGAAAGGCCTGTATG AGGGTACCGGCCGGCTCTTCTTTGAATTTTACCACCTGCTGAATTACTCACGCCCCAAGGAGGGTGATGACCGGCCGTTCTTCTGGATGTTTGAGAATGTTGTAGCCATGAAGGTTGGCGACAAGAGGGACATCTCACGGTTCCTGGAG TGTAATCCAGTGATGATTGATGCCATCAAAGTTTCTGCTGCTCACAGGGCCCGATACTTTTGGGGCAACCTACCTGGGATGAACAG
- the DNMT3B gene encoding DNA (cytosine-5)-methyltransferase 3B isoform X2 translates to MKGDTRHLNGEEDAGGREDSILVNGACSDQSSDSPPILEAIRTPEIRGRRSSSRLSKREVSSLLSYTQDLTGDGDGEDGDGSDTPVMPKLFRETRTRSESPAVRTRNNNSVSSRERHRPSPRSTRGRQGRNHVDESPVEFPATRSLRRRATASAGTPWPSPASSYLTIDLTDDTEDTRMTPQSSSTPYARLAHDSQQEGMESPQVEADSGDGDSSEYQDGKEFGIGDLVWGKIKGFSWWPAMVVSWKATSKRQAMSGMRWVQWFGDGKFSEVSADKLVALGLFSQHFNLATFNKLVSYRKAMYHALEKARVRAGKTFPSSPGDSLEDQLKPMLEWAHGGFKPTGIEGLKPNNTQPENKTRRRTADDSATSDYCPAPKRLKTNCYNNGKDRGDEDQSREQMASDVANNKSSLEDGCLSCGRKNPVSFHPLFEGGLCQTCRDRFLELFYMYDDDGYQSYCTVCCEGRELLLCSNTSCCRCFCVECLEVLVGTGTAAEAKLQEPWSCYMCLPQRCHGVLRRRKDWNVRLQAFFTSDTGLEYEAPKLYPAIPAARRRPIRVLSLFDGIATGYLVLKELGIKVGKYVASEVCEESIAVGTVKHEGNIKYVNDVRNITKKNIEEWGPFDLVIGGSPCNDLSNVNPARKGLYEGTGRLFFEFYHLLNYSRPKEGDDRPFFWMFENVVAMKVGDKRDISRFLECNPVMIDAIKVSAAHRARYFWGNLPGMNRIFGFPVHYTDVSNMGRGARQKLLGRSWSVPVIRHLFAPLKDYFACE, encoded by the exons ATGAAGGGAGACACCAGGCATCTCAACGGAGAGGAGGACGCCGGCGGGAGGGAAGACTCGATCCTCGTCAATGGGGCCTGCAGCGACCAGTCCTCCGACTCGCCCCCGATCCTGGAGGCCATCCGCACCCCGGAGATCAGAG GCCGAAGATCAAGCTCGCGACTCTCCAAGAGGGAGGTGTCCAGTCTGCTAAGCTACACGCAG GACTTGACAGGCGATGGCGACGGGGAAGATGGGGATGGCTCTGACACCCCAGTGATGCCAAAGCTCTTCCGGGAAACCAGGACTCGGTCAGAAAGCCCAGCT GTCCGAACTCGAAATAACAACAGTGTCTCCAGCCGGGAGAGGCACAGGCCTTCCCCACGTTCCACCCGAGGCCGGCAGGGCCGCAACCATGTGGACGAGTCTCCCGTGGAGTTCCCGGCTACCAGG TCCCTGAGACGGCGGGCAACAGCATCGGCAGGAACGCCATGGCCGTCCCCTGCCAGCTCTTACCTTACCATCGACCTCACAGATGACACAGAGGACACACGTATGACGCCCCAGAGCAGCAGTACCCCCTATGCCCGCCTAGCCCATGACAGCCAGCAGGAGGGCATGGAGTCCCCGCAGGTGGAGGCAGACAGTGGAGATGGAGACAGTTCAGAGTATCAG GATGGGAAGGAGTTTGGAATAGGGGACCTCGTGTGGGGAAAGATCAAGGGCTTCTCCTGGTGGCCTGCCATGGTGGTGTCTTGGAAGGCCACCTCTAAGCGACAGGCTATGTCTGGCATGCGGTGGGTCCAGTGGTTTGGCGATGGCAAGTTTTCCGAG GTCTCTGCAGACAAACTGGTGGCACTGGGGCTGTTCAGCCAGCACTTTAATTTGGCCACCTTCAATAAGCTCGTCTCCTATCGAAAAGCCATGTACCATGCTCTGGAG AAAGCTAGGGTGCGAGCTGGCAAGACCTTCCCCAGCAGCCCTGGAGACTCATTGGAGGACCAGCTGAAGCCCATGTTGGAGTGGGCCCACGGGGGCTTCAAGCCCACTGGGATCGAGGGCCTCAAACCCAACAACACGCAACCAG AGAACAAGACTCGAAGACGCACAGCTGACGACTCAGCCACCTCTGACTACTGCCCCGCACCCAAGCGCCTCAAGACAAATTGCTATAACAACGGCAAAGACCGAGGGGATGAAGATCAGAGCCGAG AACAAATGGCTTCAGATGTTGCCAACAACAAGAGCAGCCTGGAAG ACGGCTGTTTGTCTTGTGGCAGGAAAAACCCCGTGTCCTTCCACCCTCTGTTTGAGGGGGGCCTCTGTCAGACATGCCGG gATCGCTTCCTTGAGCTGTTTTACATGTATGACGACGATGGCTATCAGTCTTACTGCACCGTGTGCTGCGAGGGCCGAGAGCTGCTGCTTTGTAGCAACACGAGCTGCTGCCG GTGCTTCTGTGTGGAGTGCCTGGAGGTGCTGGTGGGCACAGGCACAGCGGCCGAGGCCAAGCTTCAGGAGCCCTGGAGCTGCTACATGTGTCTCCCGCAGCGCTGTCACGGCGTCCTGCGGCGCCGGAAGGACTGGAACGTGCGCCTGCAGGCCTTCTTCACCAGTGACACGGGGCTTGAATAC GAAGCCCCCAAGCTGTACCCTGCCATTCCCGCAGCCCGAAGGCGGCCCATTCGAGTCCTGTCATTGTTTGATGGCATCGCAACAG GCTACCTAGTCCTCAAAGAGCTGGGCATAAAGGTAGGAAAGTACGTCGCCTCTGAAGTGTGTGAAGAGTCCATCGCTGTTGGAACCGTGAAGCACGAGGGGAATATCAAATACGTGAACGACGTGAGGAACATCACAAAGAAAAAT atTGAGGAATGGGGCCCATTTGACTTGGTGATTGGCGGAAGCCCATGCAACGATCTCTCAAATGTGAATCCAGCCAGGAAAGGCCTGTATG AGGGTACCGGCCGGCTCTTCTTTGAATTTTACCACCTGCTGAATTACTCACGCCCCAAGGAGGGTGATGACCGGCCGTTCTTCTGGATGTTTGAGAATGTTGTAGCCATGAAGGTTGGCGACAAGAGGGACATCTCACGGTTCCTGGAG TGTAATCCAGTGATGATTGATGCCATCAAAGTTTCTGCTGCTCACAGGGCCCGATACTTTTGGGGCAACCTACCTGGGATGAACAG